GGCTCTCCCCCTTCAGCTGGCTCACGTCCTGCCCCTCGATGGCCACGCTGCCCGACGTGGGCCGGTCGATCGTGGCCAGCAGGTTCAAGAGGGTCGTCTTGCCGCTGCCGGACGGCCCCATGATCCCGAGGAACTCCCCCTTCTCCACCTGGAGGGAAAGGTTGTTCAGGGCCCGGGTTGCCACCTTCGAGCGGCCGCCGTACACCTTGGTCAGCCCTTTCGCCTCAAGTACAAACATCATGCTGCCCCCCTGTTCTGCTCTTCATGCCCCAGTGTAGCGGTGCTGGCGGTGAACCTCCTTAGATTCACCTTTCAGGTCAGCGCAGAAACCTTACGGTCTTGTCATGTAGGCTGCAAGCCCGACGCTGCCCTGCAGAGGGTACCAACAGCTTGCGCAGCAGAAACGACACGTGGTGGTGCGGCAGCATGGGCGGATCGGGGGGAAGACCGGCATGATCGACGAGCGGACTACCCAGTACGTGACCGCGGCAGCCTCCGGCTCGGTCACTGGGACCGCGTGTGACCTGCGCCGCGTTCAAATGCCCCCACCGTGTCAGGCGGTGGGGGCTCTTGTCGCCCTGCCTATGCCTCCGGGCCGCCCTGCTCGGAGGGGCGGCCTGAGGGGAGCGCGTGCAGTCCGGCGAACAGGGTCCGCGGCGCCTGGAAGCGGATGCGGACCGTCGTCCCCTTCCCGCGTACCGACTCGAGGCTCAGGTCGTGGCTCAGCCGGCGGCCGACCTCGCGGGCCAGGTAGAGCCCCATGCCGGTCGCCTGCGGGAAGGCACGCCCGTTGATGCCGGTGAAGAAGGGATCGAAGACCCGGCCCAGGTCCTCGGGCGGAATGCCGATCCCGTTGTCGGCCACCTCCAGCACGGTGTCCCCGCCCTCCCGGCGCAGCCGGAAGACGACCTGGCCCTCCTCCGCGGACCCCTCCGGCCGTGCGGCGTACTTCAGGGCGTTGCTGAGTACCTGCTCCAGCACGAACCGCAGCCACTTGGCGTCGGTCTCGACCAGCCAGGGGGGGTCGCCCGCCACCTCCACCCGCGGGTAGACCCGCCGGGCGATGAACTCCCGCTTGTGTTCGTTGACCACCTGCCGCACCAGTCCCTCCAGGTCCTCCCGGGCGATGCGGAAGTCCCGGGCGAAGTCATCCAGGCGCACCGCGTTCAGCAGCATCTGCAGCGAGTGCTGGAGCCGCTGGTTCTCCTCCGCCACGCTGCGCACCAGCTCCCGCGCCTCGGCCGGCCACGCCTCGGTCCGGGCCTGCTGCAGCAACAGGTCGATCACGGACACCGGCGTCTTCATGTGGTGGGCCCACTGGGTCACCAGGCTGACGTTGCGCCGCCCCCGCTCACGCTCCGCGGCCAGCTCGCCGCTCAGCCGGCCGTAAAGCCTGCTCCAGGCGCCGGCCAGCAGTTCCCCCTCGGCGGTCTCGGGCGCCGGCAGCACCGCCAGCTCCTCCAGGGGCTCGCGGCCGGTCAGGCGGGCCAGGTGGCGGTAGAAGGGGGCAAACCGCAGGTAGTCCCACAGAAGGAAGAGCCCGAGGCCCACCAGCCCCAGCAGCAAGATGTAGAGCAGGTTTGCATACTGTAGGCTTGCCCCCGAGAGCATGAGGTCCAGCTGCACCACCAGCACGGAGAGCACCGCGAAGGCCGCGTAGGCCGTCACGTAGGCGACCCTGTCGCGGAGAAACTGCGCAAACCGCACCTCACTCGCCCCCGGTGAGGGCCAGGCAGTAGCCCTGGCCCCGCTTGGTCTCGATGGCGTTCGCGAGCCCCAGCTCCTCCAGCCGGCGGCGCACACGGGTTACGTTCACCGTGAGCGTGTTGTCGTCCACGAAGTCCGTGTCGTCCCAGAGCGCCTCCAGCAACTCCTCCCGCGAGACGATCTGGCCGGCCCGCTCCGCCAGGCACCAGAGCAGGCGGAACTCCTTCGGGCTTAGTTCCACCGCCCGGTCGCCGCGGCTGGCCCGGTTGGTGGACCGGTCCAGCAGCAGCCCGCCGGCACTCAGCAGGTCCGGGTCCCGGCTCATGGCGTACTCGCCGTACGCCCGGCGGATTGCCGCACCCACCTTGGCCAGCGCCAGCTCGAGGTTGAAGGGCTTGGTGATGTAGTCATCCGCACCGTGCTCGATGGCCCGCACCTGGTCCATCTCGTCAGAACGCGCGGAGATGAAGATGATCGGCACCCGCGAGACCGCGCGGATCTGCCGGCACCAGTAGAACCCGTCGTAACGGGGCAGGTTCACGTCCAGGAGCACCAGGTCGGGCCGCGCGGCCACAAACTCGTCCCGGATCCTGGCGTAGTCCTGCGCCATGACGACGTCATACCCGTAGCGGTCCAACTCCGCGGCCAGGATGGATGCGATCTTGGCGTCGTCCTCCACGATCATCACGCGGTAGTGCCGCGGCTCGGTCATGGCCACCCCTCCCGATGATTACCCTCCGAACACCTCGGGGTTCACCAGGTTAGACGGCCGCCGGCCCGTCACCCCCGCCAGCAGGTTTTCGGCGGCCAGCACCGCCATGCGGGTCCTGGTCCGCACCGTGGCCGAGCCGATGTGGGGCACCGCCGTGACGTTGGGCAGCGACAGCAGCGGATGGTCGGGCGCGACGGGCTCCCGGTCGAAGACGTCCAGCCCGGCGGCCCAGATCCGGCCCGTGCGCAGGGCCTCGTAGAGCGCTCCCTCGTCCACCACCGGCCCGCG
This region of Symbiobacterium terraclitae genomic DNA includes:
- a CDS encoding sensor histidine kinase translates to MRFAQFLRDRVAYVTAYAAFAVLSVLVVQLDLMLSGASLQYANLLYILLLGLVGLGLFLLWDYLRFAPFYRHLARLTGREPLEELAVLPAPETAEGELLAGAWSRLYGRLSGELAAERERGRRNVSLVTQWAHHMKTPVSVIDLLLQQARTEAWPAEARELVRSVAEENQRLQHSLQMLLNAVRLDDFARDFRIAREDLEGLVRQVVNEHKREFIARRVYPRVEVAGDPPWLVETDAKWLRFVLEQVLSNALKYAARPEGSAEEGQVVFRLRREGGDTVLEVADNGIGIPPEDLGRVFDPFFTGINGRAFPQATGMGLYLAREVGRRLSHDLSLESVRGKGTTVRIRFQAPRTLFAGLHALPSGRPSEQGGPEA
- a CDS encoding response regulator transcription factor; this translates as MTEPRHYRVMIVEDDAKIASILAAELDRYGYDVVMAQDYARIRDEFVAARPDLVLLDVNLPRYDGFYWCRQIRAVSRVPIIFISARSDEMDQVRAIEHGADDYITKPFNLELALAKVGAAIRRAYGEYAMSRDPDLLSAGGLLLDRSTNRASRGDRAVELSPKEFRLLWCLAERAGQIVSREELLEALWDDTDFVDDNTLTVNVTRVRRRLEELGLANAIETKRGQGYCLALTGGE